Within Mycobacterium heckeshornense, the genomic segment TCCAGTCGGTGATGCGTCCGCTGGCCCCCGGCAGTTGGGTGATGACGCCGAACAACTCGCCGGGGGGCAGGCCGTCACGCAGGTCGGTGGTGACGATCTCGATGCCCAGCGGCTGGGCGCGGGCGGCGAGGATGGCGGCGGTCTGGGTGAACAGGTCGACATCAACCACCAGCCGGCCAGCCCCTTTACCACGTGCCACGCGGTACATCAGGGTCATTGCCTCGGCGGCGGCGGTGCCTTCGTCGAGCAGCGATGCGTTCGCGACCTCGAGGCCAGTGAGATCAGCGACCATGGTCTGGAAATTCAGCAGCGCTTCCAGCCGACCCTGGCTGATCTCGGGCTGATACGGCGTGTAGGCGGTGTACCAGGCCGGGTTTTCCAGGATGTTGCGGCGCAGCACCGCCGGGGTGAACGTGTCGTAGTAGCCCTGCCCGATCATTGACACTGCGACCGTGTTGGCGGCGGCCAGTGCCCGCAGCTCAGCCAGCGCCTCGTCTTCGCTGACCGCGGGCGGCAGCTTGTCCAGCCCGGGGGCCGAGCCGTCGGCGGTTGGCGGGTCGAGGATGCCTGCGGGCACCGCCCGGGCGGCCAGCTCGTCGAGCGAGTCGACGCCGATGACGGCGAGCATGGCCGCGATCGCGGCACTGTCTGGGCCGATGTGACGATCGGCGAACGATGACAACTGGGACACGGGCGAAACTCCTGGCATCGGCAGAGGGACCATCCTTGGCCCTCCCCCTCTGTCTTCACCCGTTCGCGGGCGCCTGAGAGATTCAGCGCTGACCGCCTTTCCCCATCGGCGGGTGACCGGTGTCACCGCTTTCCAGAGGCATCGTGTCTTAACGCGGTCCGGGTGCCTGAGAGGTTGGCGGAGAGGTGTTGCTCCTTCGGCGTCCGTGGCTGGCGGTCACGGAACTCTCCCGCGCCGAGTCGATGCGCGGCTGATTGTACCGAGCGGCTCTGCCTGATGGCGAGCGGGTGTCGATGCCGCCGACACGCCGCGTGACACGCACAATTGCGCCAGCGCGCGAAAGCCGTCAGCCGATCTTGCGGTCGCGGTGCTTGCGCCGCGAGGCCAGCTCGTCCTCCGGTGCGGCGATCGACTCGCCACCGTCGGCGCGTTCGCCGGGGAAGTCGGCGATCACGCCGGTCAGCTCCCGCATCGCACCCGAGACCGCGATGCCGAACACGCCCTGCCCGCCCTGCAACAGGTCGACCACCTCCTCGGCGGAGGTGCACTCGTAGACCGTCGTGCCATCGGAGAACAGCGTGATGTTGGCCAGGTCCTGCACACCGCGTTGGCGCAGATGGTCGACCGCAACCCGGATGTTGTGCAGCGAGATACCGGTATCGAGCAGCCGCTTGACGATCTTGAGGACCAGGATGTCTTTGAACGAATACAGCCGCTGGCTGCCGGAGCCGGCCGCGCTGCGGATCGACGGCACCACCAGCGAGGTGCGCGCCCAGTAGTCCAGTTGGCGGTAGGTGATGCCGGCGATCTGGCAGGCGCTGGGGCCGCGGTAGCCGACGAGCTCGTCGGGCACCGAATCGTCCGGGAACAAGCCGGCTTGCACGGGTTCGCTCGGGGCGGAAACGGCGGGATCCGGCTTGGGGGCATCACCCTCACCCGCGACGGACCCGGACTCAAGGTCTAGCTGATCTTGACGTGGTTGGTCGCCCACGATGCTTCCTCTCGCCGATGTCACTGACTGCCCTGCAGCCGCGCTTGCTCAGGCCCGAGTGCTTGAGAGCATACGCTTTTGGACAAGCCGTCGTGCTCCTCGTCACGATCAAGCCGCCATCAAAGTATGGCCGGGATCGGGGTCGCGTGATGCTATCCGGGGGGCGTGTCGAGGTCCAAGTCACACATGAGACGCATCCGTAACATAGCGGACGGCGCTCAACGCGCCGTCCGCCGTGCCGCTTCGCGGGCCGCATCGTCACCGGACGGGGTTGGATGGTCCGGCTCCTCCTCAGCCCGCTTCGCGGGCCGCATCGTCACCGGACGGGGTTGGATGGTCCGGCTCCTCCTCAGCCCGCTTCGCGGGCCGCATCGTCACCGGACTAGGTGGCCTTGAAGTCGTCGGGGGACACACTGTCGAGGAATTCCTTGAACTTCTCCACTTCGTCCTCACGCACCGCGCTGGTGGGTTCCTCGTCGCTCTCGTCCGGAATCAGCAAACCCGCCTCGGCGAGCACGGCCTCCTCGACGTAAATCGGCACGCCGACCCGCAGCGCGATGGCCACCGAGTCCGACGGCCGCGCCGACACTCTGATGTTGCGGTCGAAGATCAGGTCAGCGTAGAAGGTTCCCTCCTGCAAGTCGACGATCCTCACCTCTTTGAGGGTATGGCCAAGGGCGGCAATCACATCGCGGATCAAGTCATGTGTCAGCGGACGGGGCGGCTCGACACCCTGCTGCTCCAGGGCGATGGCCGCGGCCTCTGACTGGCCGATCCAGATCGGCAGATACCGGTCACCGTTTGCTTCGCGCAGCAACAGCACCGGCTGGTTCTGCGGCTGCTCGACGCGAATGCCGACCACGCGAACTTCACCCATGTGTGTCTGCCCTCCGCACGTGCCGTCATGTCCGACTCGACCTGGCGTGGCGTCATGGGACTACGAGACTCAGCCCGCCGAACACCAAGCTCTCGAACGAAGTCTAATCCTCAGCGGCGAAGAACGTCGCGTACGGCCGACTTGATCAGCGCGGTGTGCAAGGTGATCGCCAGCGTCGCCACCTCACGTGCCAAGTCGTCGGCGCGGTCGCGTGCACCGGCCTTGCCGGCCTTGACCACTGGCCCGGCGATCTGAGCGATGAGGTCGGACTGCCGGTCAGCCGCCGAGCGGAATGCCCGCAAGTGCCGCGGCTCGACGCCGTAGTCGGCCAGCGCCCGCGCGCACTGCAAAATGACGACCGCGTGCTCGTCGAAAAAACCGCCCGGCGCGGTGGTGATCACGCCCGCCTTGATCAGCGCGGCCAGCAATTCGCCGTCGACCCCTGAGCGTTCCAGCAGGTCTTCCCGGCTGAGCCGGATTTGAGTCGGGGCCACCGACGCGGTGTCTTCCGTCGCCGCGGTGCCTGTGATTGACACCAATCGCGGTACACCGTAGGGCGATCCGGAAGGCGGCAGCTCACCATCGGGCAGGGCATCCAGCTGCGCCTTGATCACCTTCAGGGGCAGGTAATGGTCCCGCTGGGCGGTGAGGATGAAGCGCAGCCGGGCGCAATCGTAGGCGGTGAACCGCCGATATCCCGACGCGGCGCGCTGCGGCGTGACTAACCCCTCGGCCTCCAGAAACCGAATCTTGGAGATCGTGATATCCGGGAACTCCGGCCGCAGCAGCTCCAGCACCGCTCCGATCGACATCCCGGTCAGCGCGGGCGTGTCAGGCGCGGTCACGGGCTAGCGGATCCCCCATCCTGGCTGGGCTTGGGACCGGTCAAAAACACCAAGCGAAACTTCCCGATCTGGACTTCGTCGCCGTTTGCCAGCACGGCCGAGTCGACCGGCTCGCGATTGACATACGTGCCGTTGAGGCTGCCGACGTCGAC encodes:
- a CDS encoding MerR family transcriptional regulator, with amino-acid sequence MGDQPRQDQLDLESGSVAGEGDAPKPDPAVSAPSEPVQAGLFPDDSVPDELVGYRGPSACQIAGITYRQLDYWARTSLVVPSIRSAAGSGSQRLYSFKDILVLKIVKRLLDTGISLHNIRVAVDHLRQRGVQDLANITLFSDGTTVYECTSAEEVVDLLQGGQGVFGIAVSGAMRELTGVIADFPGERADGGESIAAPEDELASRRKHRDRKIG
- a CDS encoding bifunctional nuclease family protein, translated to MGEVRVVGIRVEQPQNQPVLLLREANGDRYLPIWIGQSEAAAIALEQQGVEPPRPLTHDLIRDVIAALGHTLKEVRIVDLQEGTFYADLIFDRNIRVSARPSDSVAIALRVGVPIYVEEAVLAEAGLLIPDESDEEPTSAVREDEVEKFKEFLDSVSPDDFKAT
- a CDS encoding MerR family transcriptional regulator, which gives rise to MTAPDTPALTGMSIGAVLELLRPEFPDITISKIRFLEAEGLVTPQRAASGYRRFTAYDCARLRFILTAQRDHYLPLKVIKAQLDALPDGELPPSGSPYGVPRLVSITGTAATEDTASVAPTQIRLSREDLLERSGVDGELLAALIKAGVITTAPGGFFDEHAVVILQCARALADYGVEPRHLRAFRSAADRQSDLIAQIAGPVVKAGKAGARDRADDLAREVATLAITLHTALIKSAVRDVLRR